One genomic segment of Pseudomonadota bacterium includes these proteins:
- the nuoI gene encoding NADH-quinone oxidoreductase subunit NuoI, which produces MRNVIKTFALWELLKGLSVTAKTFFRRKFTINYPEEKTPQSARFRGLHALRRYPNGEERCIACKLCEAVCPALAITIESDVANDGTRRTTRYDIDLFKCIYCGFCEEACPVDAIVETRIHEYHMEHRGENIMTKDKLLAVGERYDALISADKAADAAYR; this is translated from the coding sequence ATGCGCAACGTCATTAAAACTTTCGCCCTGTGGGAATTGCTCAAGGGCCTGTCGGTGACGGCGAAGACCTTCTTCCGCCGCAAATTCACCATCAACTACCCGGAAGAGAAGACCCCGCAGTCGGCGCGGTTCCGCGGTCTGCATGCGCTGCGGCGTTATCCGAACGGCGAAGAGCGCTGCATCGCCTGCAAGTTGTGCGAGGCCGTGTGCCCCGCGCTCGCCATCACCATCGAGTCCGATGTCGCCAACGACGGCACGCGCCGCACGACGCGTTACGACATCGATCTGTTCAAGTGCATCTACTGCGGCTTCTGCGAAGAGGCCTGCCCGGTGGACGCGATCGTTGAAACGCGCATCCACGAGTACCACATGGAGCATCGCGGCGAGAACATCATGACGAAAGACAAACTGCTCGCCGTGGGCGAGCGGTACGACGCGTTGATCAGCGCCGACAAGGCCGCTGACGCGGCGTATAGATAA
- a CDS encoding NADH-quinone oxidoreductase subunit J — MLVEILFWVFASILTLSALGMITVRNPVHSALLLVLCFFTSAAIWLLIEAEFLAVVLILVYVGAVMVLFLFVVMMLDINVEEVKARVTRYALLGGIVAGAVVFEIVSVVWTRSLGVEVTEGAAAQPATYSNTAELGKLLYTEYVYPFELAAMILLIAIVAAISLTMRKRTGLKQQNIARQIAARAEDRVRIVKVAPVRADAPAPEQTSKGTGP, encoded by the coding sequence GTGTTAGTCGAGATTCTCTTCTGGGTGTTTGCGTCGATCCTGACGCTGTCCGCGCTCGGCATGATCACGGTGCGCAATCCCGTGCACTCGGCGTTGCTGCTGGTGCTGTGCTTCTTTACGAGCGCCGCCATCTGGCTGCTGATCGAAGCGGAGTTCCTCGCCGTCGTGCTGATCCTCGTCTACGTCGGCGCCGTCATGGTGCTGTTCCTTTTTGTCGTGATGATGCTCGACATCAACGTCGAGGAAGTGAAAGCGCGCGTCACGCGCTACGCACTGCTCGGCGGCATCGTTGCCGGCGCAGTGGTGTTCGAGATCGTGAGCGTGGTGTGGACGCGCAGCCTCGGCGTCGAGGTGACGGAGGGCGCCGCCGCCCAGCCTGCGACCTACAGCAACACCGCCGAGCTCGGCAAATTGCTGTACACCGAATACGTCTATCCGTTCGAACTCGCCGCGATGATCCTGCTGATTGCCATCGTCGCCGCGATCTCGCTCACGATGCGCAAACGCACCGGGCTCAAGCAGCAGAACATTGCGCGGCAGATCGCCGCGCGCGCGGAAGATCGCGTGCGCATCGTCAAGGTCGCGCCCGTGAGGGCGGACGCCCCCGCGCCGGAGCAGACTTCGAAGGGGACTGGCCCGTGA
- the nuoK gene encoding NADH-quinone oxidoreductase subunit NuoK → MIQLNWLLVISGVLFAISVAGMFINRKNLILLLMCVELLLLAVNFNFVAFSRFNGDINGQIFVFFVLTVAAAESAIGLAILVVLFRERRSINVEDLSTLKG, encoded by the coding sequence GTGATCCAACTGAACTGGCTGCTGGTCATTTCGGGCGTGCTGTTCGCGATTTCGGTCGCGGGCATGTTCATCAATCGCAAGAACCTGATCCTGCTGCTGATGTGCGTGGAGCTGTTGCTGCTCGCGGTGAATTTCAACTTCGTCGCGTTCTCGCGTTTCAACGGCGACATCAACGGGCAGATCTTCGTGTTCTTTGTGTTGACTGTCGCCGCGGCGGAATCCGCCATTGGCCTCGCGATCCTGGTAGTGCTGTTCCGCGAACGCCGCAGCATCAACGTCGAAGACCTGAGCACCTTGAAGGGTTGA
- the nuoL gene encoding NADH-quinone oxidoreductase subunit L translates to MESLNPNLLLAIPLAPLVAAIIAGIFCSVIPRWVAHTVTIAGVAIACGLSLHVAGSIFLHGAEPYNGTVYTWLVSDGVGMQVGFLVDQLTALMMVVVTFVSLCVHVYTIGYMAEDDGYNRFFSYISLFTFSMLMLVMANNFMQLFFGWEAVGVVSYLLIGFWYKRPTAIFANMKAFLVNRVGDFGFVLGIAGVVYYTAQFGGASLDYVDAFKAAPQIAGQTFPLAGTDGANAMTFICICLFIGAMGKSAQVPLHVWLPDSMEGPTPISALIHAATMVTAGIFMVARMSPLFEHSEYALNFVLFIGATTALFMGFLGIINNDIKRVVAYSTLSQLGYMTVALGASVYNVAIFHLMTHAFFKALLFLAAGSVIMGMHHEQDMRKMGGLAKYMPITAITCWIGSLALIGTPFFSGFYSKDLIIDAVKEQHLLHPDNGIAAYAYWCVMIGVFVTAFYSFRLLFMTFHGKPRFDTSEAAHASHGHDEHVAAHAEGDGHGTHAHESHAEPDHGHHGGPPHESPWVVTLPLILLAIPSIIIGAITVQPLIFGHGFGESIYFSPEHEEMLHEIGAAFGNWLSFVGDAFHHPVVYLVIAGVFSAWALYIKWPHLPGVIDSKLKPLRVVLENKYWFDWFNENVLAAGSRLLGKIFWKGGDTAIIDTTIINGSANLIGWTASVVRRVQSGFLYSYAFWMMIGLAVMLGWFLTRT, encoded by the coding sequence GTGGAATCCCTGAACCCCAACCTGCTGCTCGCCATTCCACTCGCGCCGCTCGTGGCCGCGATCATCGCGGGCATTTTCTGCAGCGTGATCCCACGCTGGGTCGCGCATACCGTGACGATCGCCGGCGTCGCCATCGCCTGCGGTCTGTCGCTGCACGTCGCGGGCTCGATCTTTCTGCACGGCGCGGAACCTTATAACGGCACCGTCTACACGTGGCTGGTCAGCGACGGCGTCGGCATGCAGGTCGGCTTCCTGGTCGACCAGCTGACCGCGCTGATGATGGTCGTCGTCACGTTCGTGTCGCTGTGTGTACACGTCTACACCATCGGCTACATGGCCGAAGACGACGGCTACAACCGCTTCTTCAGCTACATCTCGCTGTTCACGTTCTCGATGCTCATGCTGGTTATGGCCAACAACTTCATGCAGCTGTTCTTCGGCTGGGAAGCGGTGGGCGTCGTCAGCTATCTGCTCATCGGCTTCTGGTACAAGCGGCCGACCGCGATCTTCGCGAACATGAAGGCGTTCCTAGTGAATCGCGTGGGCGACTTCGGCTTCGTGCTCGGCATCGCGGGCGTCGTTTATTACACCGCCCAGTTCGGCGGGGCGTCGCTCGACTATGTCGATGCCTTCAAGGCCGCGCCGCAGATTGCCGGCCAGACGTTTCCGCTCGCGGGCACGGACGGCGCGAACGCCATGACGTTCATCTGCATCTGTCTGTTCATCGGCGCGATGGGCAAGTCGGCGCAGGTACCGTTACACGTCTGGCTCCCGGATTCGATGGAAGGTCCGACGCCGATCTCCGCGTTGATCCATGCCGCCACGATGGTCACCGCGGGCATCTTCATGGTGGCGCGTATGTCGCCGCTGTTCGAGCATTCCGAATACGCACTCAACTTCGTGCTGTTCATTGGCGCGACCACGGCGCTGTTCATGGGCTTTCTCGGCATCATCAACAACGACATCAAACGGGTCGTGGCGTATTCGACGCTTTCGCAGCTCGGCTACATGACGGTCGCGCTCGGCGCCTCCGTCTACAACGTCGCGATCTTCCACCTGATGACGCACGCGTTCTTCAAGGCGCTGCTGTTCCTCGCCGCCGGTTCCGTGATCATGGGCATGCACCATGAGCAGGACATGCGGAAGATGGGCGGACTCGCCAAGTACATGCCCATCACGGCCATCACGTGCTGGATCGGTTCGCTCGCGCTGATCGGCACGCCGTTCTTCTCGGGCTTCTACTCGAAAGACCTGATCATCGATGCGGTGAAGGAACAGCATCTGCTGCATCCTGACAACGGCATCGCGGCGTACGCCTACTGGTGCGTGATGATCGGCGTGTTCGTCACGGCGTTCTATTCGTTCCGCTTGTTGTTCATGACTTTCCACGGCAAGCCGCGCTTCGATACGAGCGAGGCCGCGCATGCCAGCCATGGCCACGATGAGCATGTTGCTGCACATGCCGAGGGCGACGGCCATGGCACGCACGCCCACGAGTCGCATGCCGAACCCGATCATGGCCACCACGGCGGCCCGCCGCACGAAAGCCCGTGGGTGGTCACGCTGCCGCTCATCCTGCTGGCGATTCCATCGATCATCATCGGTGCGATCACCGTCCAGCCGCTGATCTTCGGGCACGGCTTCGGCGAGTCCATCTACTTCAGCCCCGAGCACGAAGAAATGCTGCACGAGATCGGCGCGGCGTTCGGCAACTGGCTGAGCTTCGTCGGCGACGCGTTCCATCATCCGGTGGTGTACTTGGTGATCGCCGGCGTGTTCAGCGCCTGGGCGCTGTACATCAAGTGGCCGCACCTGCCGGGCGTCATCGATTCGAAGTTGAAGCCGCTGCGCGTCGTGCTCGAAAACAAGTACTGGTTCGACTGGTTCAACGAGAACGTGCTCGCCGCTGGCAGCCGCCTGTTGGGCAAGATCTTCTGGAAGGGCGGCGACACCGCCATCATCGACACCACCATCATCAACGGCTCGGCGAACCTGATCGGCTGGACTGCCAGCGTGGTGCGCCGCGTGCAGAGCGGGTTTCTGTATTCCTATGCGTTCTGGATGATGATCGGCCTCGCCGTGATGCTCGGCTGGTTCCTGACGCGTACCTGA
- a CDS encoding NADH-quinone oxidoreductase subunit M has translation MQGFGLLSLLTWLPIAGGLVVLFIGDRGIKAGRWVALATAVVVFGASIPLYTGFDISKFDFQFVEQMPWIPALHSSYYFGIDGISLPLILLTTLITIPVIGAAWTVIESRPAQYYAAFLIMEGLMIGVFSALDGLLFYFFWEAMLIPMFLIIGVWGGPRRVYATLKFFLYTFLGSVFMLVALIYMVIKTGDFSIASFQALPLTATEQMWIFFAFFAAFAVKIPMVPVHTWLPDAHVEAPTGGSVVLAAIMLKMGGYGFLRFSLPITPDASREFDWLLIGLSLVAVVYIGFVALVQTDMKKLIAYSSIAHMGFVTLGSFLVYDIVANTGAVQGAGMGITGAMVQMVSHGLISGALFLCVGVMYDRVHSREISAYGGVVNTMPKFAAFMVLFALANSGLPGTSGFVGEFLVIIAAFKANFWYAFLAGLTLILGAAYTLWLVKRVIFGEVANHHVADLKDLNRREFAILTLLAVAVLAVGLWPAPLTDVMEATVQHLVQQIALSKLPL, from the coding sequence ATGCAGGGGTTTGGCTTGTTATCGCTTCTGACCTGGTTGCCCATCGCGGGCGGCCTCGTCGTGCTGTTCATCGGCGATCGCGGCATCAAGGCCGGCCGCTGGGTCGCGCTCGCCACCGCCGTCGTCGTGTTCGGCGCGTCCATCCCGCTGTACACCGGCTTCGACATCTCGAAGTTCGACTTCCAGTTCGTCGAGCAGATGCCGTGGATTCCGGCGCTGCACTCGTCTTACTACTTCGGCATCGACGGCATCTCGCTGCCGCTGATCCTGCTGACCACGCTCATCACCATTCCGGTCATCGGCGCCGCCTGGACCGTGATCGAATCGCGCCCCGCGCAGTACTACGCCGCCTTCCTCATCATGGAAGGCCTGATGATCGGCGTGTTCTCCGCGCTCGATGGTCTGCTGTTCTACTTTTTCTGGGAAGCGATGCTCATCCCGATGTTCCTCATCATCGGCGTGTGGGGTGGTCCGCGGCGCGTGTACGCGACGCTCAAGTTCTTCCTGTACACGTTCCTCGGTTCCGTATTCATGCTGGTCGCGCTCATCTACATGGTGATCAAGACCGGCGACTTCAGCATCGCGTCCTTTCAGGCGCTGCCGCTGACCGCGACCGAGCAGATGTGGATCTTCTTCGCGTTCTTCGCGGCCTTCGCCGTGAAGATTCCGATGGTGCCGGTGCACACATGGTTGCCGGACGCGCACGTCGAGGCGCCCACGGGCGGCTCCGTCGTGCTGGCCGCGATCATGTTGAAGATGGGTGGATATGGCTTCCTGCGTTTCAGCCTGCCCATCACGCCGGATGCGAGCCGCGAATTCGACTGGTTGTTGATCGGCCTGTCGCTCGTCGCCGTCGTGTACATCGGCTTCGTCGCGCTGGTGCAGACCGACATGAAGAAGCTGATCGCCTATTCATCGATCGCGCACATGGGTTTCGTGACGCTCGGTTCGTTTCTCGTGTACGACATCGTTGCCAACACCGGAGCGGTGCAGGGCGCCGGCATGGGAATCACCGGCGCGATGGTGCAGATGGTGTCGCACGGCCTGATATCCGGCGCATTGTTCCTGTGCGTGGGCGTCATGTACGACCGCGTTCATTCGCGCGAGATCAGTGCGTACGGCGGCGTCGTCAACACGATGCCGAAGTTCGCCGCGTTCATGGTGCTGTTCGCGTTGGCGAACTCCGGCCTGCCGGGCACGTCCGGATTCGTGGGCGAGTTCCTCGTCATCATCGCCGCGTTCAAGGCCAACTTCTGGTACGCGTTCCTCGCCGGCCTGACATTGATCCTGGGCGCCGCGTACACGTTGTGGCTGGTCAAGCGCGTGATCTTCGGCGAAGTGGCTAACCACCACGTCGCGGACCTCAAGGATCTCAACCGCCGCGAATTCGCAATCCTCACGCTGCTGGCGGTCGCCGTGCTGGCCGTGGGCCTGTGGCCCGCGCCGCTGACAGATGTGATGGAAGCCACCGTCCAGCATCTCGTCCAGCAGATCGCGCTGAGCAAGCTGCCCTTATGA
- the nuoN gene encoding NADH-quinone oxidoreductase subunit NuoN, producing MTWASLQPALPEIYLAAAVCVLLLADVFFGDRHRKLAPTLTLIILAIGALLTARYANVTERVLLFADSYVADPLAVFLKLFGFASMAVALLYSREYLERRGMMRGEYYVLALTTLLGVFVLASANSLLTVYIGVELLSLSLYAMVAFDRESGIAAESAMKYFVLGAIASGMMLYGMSIIYGLNGTLRLDDLADKAMGAPSLGMILGLVFLVVAVAFKFGAVPFHMWLPDVYTGAPTGVTLFLSTLPHVAYFSLAFRLLAHGMGSVGEAWQSMLAPLAVLSMVFGNVVAIAQTNLKRMLAYSAIGNVGFILLGFVTGTEAGYEAALYYTVVYVIMTLGSFGVLVLASRAGFEAEDLDQFKGLYKRDPLLAYVMMALMFSTAGVPPFVGFWAKFAIFQALWLSGHMWLILIGAAVSVIGVFYYLRIVKLMFFDAPGDLPSGASGGVAVRAVLALNGFAVLALGIAPNALIQICARVLG from the coding sequence ATGACCTGGGCGAGCCTGCAACCTGCGTTGCCGGAGATTTACCTGGCCGCGGCGGTGTGTGTGCTGCTGCTGGCGGATGTGTTCTTTGGCGACCGGCACCGCAAGCTGGCCCCGACGCTCACGTTGATAATCCTCGCCATCGGCGCATTGCTCACGGCCCGGTACGCCAATGTGACCGAACGCGTGCTGCTGTTCGCGGACAGCTATGTGGCCGATCCGCTGGCCGTGTTCCTCAAACTATTCGGTTTCGCGAGCATGGCGGTGGCGCTGCTGTACTCGCGCGAATACCTCGAACGTCGCGGCATGATGCGCGGCGAGTACTACGTGCTGGCGCTGACGACACTGCTCGGTGTGTTCGTGCTGGCGTCCGCCAACAGCCTGCTGACCGTGTACATCGGCGTCGAGTTGCTGTCGCTGTCGCTGTACGCGATGGTCGCATTCGATCGCGAATCCGGCATCGCGGCCGAATCGGCGATGAAGTACTTCGTGCTCGGCGCCATCGCGTCGGGAATGATGCTGTACGGCATGTCGATCATCTACGGCCTCAACGGAACATTGCGTCTCGACGATCTAGCCGACAAGGCGATGGGCGCGCCGAGCCTCGGCATGATCCTCGGCCTCGTGTTCCTCGTCGTCGCCGTCGCGTTCAAATTCGGCGCCGTGCCGTTCCATATGTGGCTGCCGGACGTGTACACCGGCGCGCCGACCGGCGTGACGCTGTTTCTTTCGACGCTGCCGCACGTCGCGTATTTCTCTCTGGCGTTCAGATTGTTGGCTCATGGCATGGGCAGCGTGGGCGAGGCGTGGCAGAGCATGCTCGCGCCGCTGGCCGTGCTGTCGATGGTGTTCGGCAACGTCGTCGCCATCGCGCAGACGAATCTCAAACGCATGCTGGCGTATTCGGCCATCGGCAACGTCGGCTTCATCCTGCTCGGTTTCGTCACCGGCACCGAAGCGGGCTACGAAGCTGCGCTGTATTACACCGTCGTCTACGTGATCATGACGCTGGGCAGCTTCGGCGTGCTGGTGCTCGCGAGCCGCGCCGGGTTCGAAGCCGAGGACCTCGATCAGTTCAAGGGCCTCTACAAACGCGATCCGTTGCTGGCCTACGTGATGATGGCGCTGATGTTTTCGACCGCCGGCGTTCCGCCGTTCGTCGGGTTCTGGGCGAAGTTCGCGATCTTCCAGGCGCTGTGGTTGAGCGGGCACATGTGGCTCATCCTGATCGGCGCCGCGGTGTCGGTGATCGGCGTGTTCTATTACCTGCGCATCGTGAAGCTGATGTTCTTCGACGCGCCCGGCGATCTGCCCAGCGGCGCGTCGGGCGGGGTGGCGGTGCGAGCCGTGCTCGCGCTCAACGGATTCGCGGTGCTGGCGCTCGGAATCGCGCCCAACGCATTGATTCAAATCTGCGCACGGGTGCTCGGCTGA
- a CDS encoding acyltransferase family protein: MSRTIYLPHVDGLRAIAVLAVLIYHVNPAWMPGGFAGVDIFFVISGFIVSASVGGLERTPLWKFIPYFYARRLQRIAPALIACLLATTIASTVFIPPAWLSNAHQQTGLYAFFGLSNFILARTSNDYFSPTAEFNPFTHTWSLGVEEQFYFIFPFLFFAWTFRESRRLTVSLFVIALLASFAYSASIAKSDATTAFYMITSRFWQLAAGVLLYQCMTLSGRRFDAAAQPQPQWAVGVGYVSLALMVFGLVFARPETFPFPGSIPVVLGSLGLLGLLHGVGRENLLVRGLTSRPTLFVGRISYSLYLWHWPVIVLFRWTVGDTGLLHRLSIFGLSFALAIASYYLIERPVRTAQLLKRLPRLAIVAVGLVVVFLSARVANAIAWRHQTLSLSPVARYVDDWYPEGFDPKPIATGCSVRTVETGNVHEYRREGCLQRVYGPDVIAIGDSHAMAYNGLFREYVMLTGANVMVIRNSGCPFLGLSHESDDCREKSRVATLDVLRRLRTGDVLFLPSLRLPRYSDQWVRYSDEAVLAAMFSPEAMEARAEAQRIALEVLRPIHEKGVHIVFEAPKPIFRSPTFRCAVSYNISNPICADGSAMSREELEQLRKPVLDAFKAVAVALPDVSVWDPFPILCPEQTCSAYRDGRPLFFDGDHVSGYGNRLLAPSFSEFVVRVAATKESVSISP; this comes from the coding sequence ATGAGCAGGACGATCTATCTTCCTCACGTCGACGGACTGCGCGCGATCGCCGTTCTCGCGGTGCTCATCTATCACGTGAATCCCGCCTGGATGCCAGGCGGTTTTGCGGGTGTCGACATCTTCTTCGTAATCTCCGGGTTCATCGTCAGCGCATCGGTTGGCGGGCTCGAACGCACGCCCTTGTGGAAGTTCATTCCATATTTCTACGCGCGCCGGCTGCAGCGCATCGCGCCGGCATTGATCGCGTGTCTTCTCGCGACGACCATCGCCTCCACGGTGTTCATCCCGCCGGCCTGGTTGAGTAATGCCCACCAGCAAACCGGTCTGTACGCGTTCTTCGGGCTCAGCAACTTCATCCTGGCGAGAACAAGCAACGACTACTTCTCGCCGACCGCAGAGTTCAATCCTTTCACGCACACCTGGTCGCTCGGTGTCGAGGAGCAGTTCTATTTCATCTTCCCGTTCCTGTTTTTCGCGTGGACTTTCCGCGAATCGAGGCGCTTGACGGTGAGCCTGTTCGTTATCGCGCTGCTGGCATCTTTCGCCTACTCGGCCTCGATCGCCAAATCCGACGCGACGACGGCTTTCTACATGATCACCAGCCGCTTCTGGCAGCTTGCGGCCGGCGTGTTGCTGTACCAGTGTATGACGTTGTCAGGCCGCCGTTTCGACGCAGCGGCACAGCCGCAGCCCCAGTGGGCTGTGGGCGTCGGATATGTCTCGCTAGCGCTGATGGTGTTCGGACTGGTGTTTGCGCGTCCGGAGACTTTTCCATTTCCAGGTTCGATCCCGGTCGTGCTCGGATCGCTGGGCTTGCTAGGCTTATTGCACGGTGTCGGCCGTGAGAATCTCCTGGTCCGTGGGCTCACCAGCAGGCCGACCCTGTTTGTCGGCCGCATTTCTTACTCCTTGTACCTGTGGCACTGGCCGGTCATCGTGCTGTTCCGGTGGACGGTCGGTGATACAGGCCTGTTGCATCGACTGTCGATATTCGGGCTCTCGTTCGCGCTGGCCATCGCGTCTTACTATCTGATCGAACGGCCGGTCCGCACGGCGCAGCTGTTAAAACGGTTGCCACGGTTGGCAATCGTCGCGGTCGGTCTGGTTGTGGTGTTCTTGTCCGCGCGTGTGGCCAATGCGATCGCATGGCGGCACCAAACCTTGTCTCTGAGCCCGGTAGCTCGCTACGTGGACGACTGGTATCCGGAGGGCTTCGATCCAAAGCCTATTGCAACTGGCTGCAGCGTCCGGACCGTTGAGACGGGCAATGTCCATGAGTACCGCCGCGAAGGTTGTTTGCAGCGGGTCTATGGACCTGACGTGATCGCGATCGGCGACTCACACGCGATGGCATACAACGGCCTGTTTCGCGAGTACGTCATGCTCACCGGGGCGAACGTCATGGTCATCAGAAACAGCGGTTGTCCGTTTCTCGGCTTGAGCCACGAGAGCGACGATTGCCGCGAAAAATCGCGCGTCGCTACACTCGACGTGCTTCGCCGGCTGCGGACAGGGGATGTCTTGTTTCTGCCTTCGTTAAGGCTGCCACGCTACTCGGACCAGTGGGTGCGGTATTCCGATGAGGCGGTGCTCGCTGCCATGTTTTCGCCGGAGGCGATGGAGGCGCGTGCCGAGGCCCAGCGCATTGCGCTGGAAGTCTTACGGCCGATCCATGAAAAAGGTGTCCACATAGTTTTCGAAGCGCCAAAGCCGATCTTCCGTTCGCCGACCTTCCGCTGCGCCGTTTCGTACAACATCAGCAATCCGATTTGCGCGGACGGCAGCGCCATGAGTCGCGAAGAACTGGAGCAGTTGCGCAAACCGGTGCTTGACGCCTTCAAGGCCGTGGCCGTCGCCTTACCGGATGTCAGCGTCTGGGACCCCTTTCCGATCCTGTGTCCGGAGCAGACTTGCAGTGCATATCGGGATGGTCGTCCCTTGTTCTTCGACGGCGATCACGTGAGTGGATATGGGAACCGCCTGCTGGCACCGTCGTTCAGCGAGTTCGTCGTGCGGGTAGCCGCAACGAAAGAATCGGTTTCAATCAGCCCCTGA
- a CDS encoding SAM-dependent methyltransferase — MARTKSSNEWLRRHVNDPYVKQAQIDGYRSRSAYKLIELNEKDRLIKPGMRIMDLGSAPGGWSQVAGKLVGKKGRVLATDILPMDPVINTDFIQGDFNDEKIVEQLIAWLGGEKFDLIVSDIAPNITGIDSADQAGSMYFLELALDTVRKTLKPGANFVAKMFQGSGSDDYVKDLRKSFEKVVIRKPGASRAQSREVYIVAKGFRG, encoded by the coding sequence ATGGCCCGAACCAAGAGCAGCAATGAATGGCTGCGCCGGCATGTCAACGATCCCTACGTCAAACAGGCGCAGATCGACGGTTATCGCTCGCGGTCTGCGTACAAGCTGATCGAACTCAATGAGAAGGACCGGCTGATCAAGCCGGGCATGCGGATCATGGACCTGGGCTCGGCGCCGGGTGGCTGGTCGCAGGTGGCTGGCAAGCTGGTTGGCAAGAAGGGCCGCGTTCTGGCGACGGACATCCTGCCGATGGACCCCGTGATCAACACGGATTTTATCCAGGGCGATTTCAACGACGAGAAAATCGTCGAGCAGCTGATCGCCTGGTTAGGCGGCGAGAAGTTCGATCTCATCGTGTCGGACATTGCGCCCAACATCACGGGCATCGATTCGGCCGACCAGGCAGGCTCGATGTATTTTCTCGAGCTGGCGCTCGACACGGTGCGCAAGACGCTGAAGCCCGGCGCCAATTTCGTGGCGAAGATGTTCCAGGGCTCGGGGTCGGATGACTACGTGAAGGACTTGCGCAAGTCGTTCGAGAAGGTCGTGATCCGCAAGCCTGGCGCGTCGCGCGCGCAGTCGCGCGAGGTTTATATCGTGGCGAAAGGTTTCAGGGGCTGA
- a CDS encoding NAD(P)/FAD-dependent oxidoreductase: MIRITELALPLDYPPDALRKALLKRLQLREADLLAVNLFKRSYDARKKHDIKFVCIVDVAVNDEAAVLRRFARDAQVKPAPDTSYHPVAQAPATLEDHPLVVGFGPGGLFAALLLAQMGFKPIVLERGRDVRQRTQDTWALWRKHILTPESNVQFGEGGAGLFSDGKLYSQIKDPKFYGRKVMHEFVRAGAPEEILFVSKPHIGTFRLTGVVEKMRAEIIALGGEVRFESKVTDVLIENGQIEGVTLANGETLRSRHVVLALGHSSRDTLRMLEQRKVFLEAKPFALGFRIEHPQSLIDTARFGKFAGHPELGAADYKLVHHASNGRSVYSFCMCPGGTVVAATSEAGRVVTNGMSQYSRNERNANAGIVVAINPEPDYPGGPLAGVALQEALESKAFELGGGDYSAPAQLVGDFLKGVTSKELGTITPSYTPGVRLGDLATALPAYAIDAIREALPVFGRQIPGFDRDDAVLTGVESRTSSPVRITRDADSLQSLNVRGLYPCGEGAGYAGGILSAGVDGIKVAEAVARGLA, from the coding sequence GTGATACGCATCACCGAGCTGGCACTGCCGCTCGACTACCCGCCGGACGCGCTGCGCAAGGCGTTGTTGAAACGACTGCAGCTGCGCGAAGCAGACCTGCTCGCGGTCAACCTCTTCAAACGCAGCTACGACGCGCGCAAGAAACACGACATCAAGTTCGTCTGCATCGTCGATGTCGCCGTGAATGACGAGGCGGCGGTGCTCAGGCGCTTCGCGCGCGACGCGCAGGTAAAGCCCGCGCCGGACACCTCGTATCATCCCGTGGCGCAGGCGCCGGCAACTCTCGAGGACCACCCGCTGGTCGTGGGTTTCGGCCCCGGTGGTTTGTTCGCCGCGCTGCTGCTTGCCCAGATGGGCTTCAAACCCATCGTCCTCGAGCGCGGCCGCGACGTCCGCCAGCGCACGCAGGACACCTGGGCACTGTGGCGCAAGCACATCCTCACGCCGGAATCCAACGTGCAGTTCGGTGAGGGTGGGGCGGGCCTCTTCTCCGACGGCAAGCTCTACAGCCAGATCAAGGACCCGAAGTTCTACGGCCGCAAGGTGATGCACGAGTTCGTGCGCGCGGGCGCGCCGGAAGAAATTCTGTTCGTAAGCAAGCCGCACATCGGTACGTTCCGTCTCACCGGCGTGGTCGAGAAGATGCGTGCCGAGATCATCGCGCTCGGCGGCGAAGTACGCTTCGAGAGCAAGGTCACCGACGTATTGATAGAGAACGGCCAGATCGAAGGCGTGACTCTCGCCAATGGTGAAACGCTGCGCAGCCGGCACGTAGTGCTCGCGCTGGGTCACAGCTCGCGCGACACCTTGCGTATGCTCGAGCAGCGCAAGGTATTCCTGGAGGCCAAACCGTTCGCGTTGGGATTCCGTATCGAACATCCGCAGTCGCTGATCGACACCGCGCGCTTTGGAAAATTCGCCGGCCACCCCGAGCTCGGCGCGGCCGATTACAAACTGGTCCATCACGCGAGCAACGGCCGCTCGGTTTACAGCTTCTGCATGTGTCCGGGCGGCACAGTGGTGGCGGCGACTTCGGAGGCCGGCCGCGTGGTGACCAACGGCATGAGCCAGTACTCGCGCAACGAACGCAATGCGAACGCGGGCATCGTCGTGGCGATCAACCCCGAGCCTGACTACCCGGGCGGGCCGCTGGCGGGTGTGGCGTTGCAGGAGGCGCTCGAATCGAAAGCTTTCGAGCTGGGCGGCGGCGACTACAGCGCGCCCGCGCAATTGGTGGGAGATTTCCTGAAGGGCGTCACGTCGAAGGAGCTGGGCACGATTACGCCGTCGTACACACCGGGTGTGCGGCTGGGCGATCTCGCGACGGCGCTGCCCGCGTATGCCATCGACGCGATCCGCGAGGCGTTGCCGGTGTTCGGCAGGCAAATCCCGGGATTCGACCGCGACGACGCCGTGCTCACGGGTGTCGAAAGCCGAACCTCGTCGCCCGTGCGCATCACACGCGACGCCGATTCGCTGCAAAGTCTCAACGTGCGCGGTCTGTACCCCTGCGGCGAGGGTGCGGGTTATGCGGGCGGAATCCTCTCGGCCGGCGTGGATGGCATTAAAGTGGCCGAAGCCGTGGCGCGGGGGCTGGCGTGA